The proteins below come from a single Archangium lipolyticum genomic window:
- a CDS encoding phosphatase PAP2 family protein, with protein MYGMVFSVFLIWRIGAIGGWSRGCWILLAVCLVGVRKDQSDIDWTRFFTIGIPLLGVFYYFYKAGNALWWELANWMFQNNKHPLHLDELMQAIPLNAGAWARTFSCEALDEFMAWVYSHSFVVSLWICIVRSFWTKSVKKMLSYALSGHLLQFPLIFPFYNLILLREVWYVKSQPDLLQRQFADENALLVNVMNCFPSMHTSIAFAMLLLALREKDGIFKTTMVAYCVSIIFSTLYLQIHWVVDVLAGMAFGFGSVKLADRLIHVVSARLVPAKLKATCA; from the coding sequence ATGTACGGCATGGTCTTTTCCGTATTTCTCATATGGCGAATTGGCGCGATTGGGGGCTGGAGCAGAGGGTGTTGGATCCTGCTAGCCGTCTGTCTGGTGGGAGTGCGCAAGGACCAGAGTGACATCGACTGGACGCGGTTCTTCACCATCGGGATTCCGCTCCTGGGCGTGTTCTACTACTTCTACAAAGCCGGAAATGCCTTGTGGTGGGAGTTGGCGAACTGGATGTTCCAGAACAACAAACATCCCTTGCATTTGGATGAGCTCATGCAGGCGATTCCGCTGAATGCCGGCGCCTGGGCCAGGACGTTCAGCTGCGAGGCTCTGGATGAGTTCATGGCGTGGGTCTACAGCCACAGCTTCGTGGTGTCCCTGTGGATCTGCATCGTGCGGAGCTTCTGGACGAAGAGCGTCAAGAAGATGCTGTCCTACGCGCTGTCCGGTCACCTGCTGCAGTTCCCCCTGATATTTCCTTTCTACAATCTGATTCTCCTGCGCGAGGTCTGGTATGTGAAGAGTCAGCCGGATCTGCTTCAGCGCCAGTTCGCGGATGAAAACGCGCTGCTCGTCAACGTGATGAACTGCTTCCCGAGCATGCATACGTCCATCGCGTTCGCGATGCTGCTGCTGGCCCTACGGGAGAAGGACGGGATCTTCAAGACGACGATGGTCGCCTACTGCGTCTCCATCATCTTCTCCACGTTGTATCTACAGATTCACTGGGTCGTGGATGTGCTGGCCGGCATGGCTTTCGGTTTCGGCTCCGTCAAACTGGCGGACAGGTTGATTCATGTCGTGTCGGCCCGGCTCGTTCCGGCGAAGCTCAAGGCCACCTGCGCATGA